A single region of the Jatrophihabitans sp. GAS493 genome encodes:
- a CDS encoding MaoC family dehydratase, translating to MQFGRYYEEFEVGAVYKHWPGKTVTEYDDHLFCLITMNHHPLHLDINYAEKTTDFGKNVVVGNYIYSLLLGLSVPDVSGKAIANLEVESLRHVAPTFHGDTIYGETTVLEKTPSKSKTDRGVVYVETIGYKQDGTIVCIFRRKVMVPTKEYIDARGGEQPGRPTPIPR from the coding sequence GTGCAGTTTGGTCGGTACTACGAAGAGTTCGAGGTCGGCGCGGTCTACAAGCACTGGCCCGGTAAGACGGTCACCGAGTACGACGACCACCTGTTCTGCCTCATCACCATGAACCACCACCCACTGCACCTGGATATCAACTACGCCGAGAAGACGACCGACTTCGGCAAGAACGTGGTGGTCGGAAACTACATCTACTCGCTGCTGCTCGGGTTGAGCGTGCCGGACGTCAGCGGCAAGGCGATCGCCAACCTGGAGGTCGAGTCGCTGCGTCACGTCGCACCGACCTTCCACGGCGACACCATCTACGGTGAGACGACTGTGCTGGAGAAGACTCCGTCCAAGTCCAAGACCGACCGCGGTGTTGTCTACGTCGAGACCATCGGCTACAAGCAGGACGGCACAATTGTCTGCATTTTCCGGCGCAAGGTGATGGTTCCGACCAAGGAGTACATCGACGCCCGCGGCGGCGAGCAGCCCGGTCGCCCGACGCCGATCCCGCGCTAG
- a CDS encoding DUF3107 domain-containing protein, which translates to MEVKIGVQHTPREIVVESSQTPAEVQALVSDALKKSDGLLSLTDEKGRVVLVPSALVAYVEIADADVRRVGFAN; encoded by the coding sequence GTGGAGGTCAAAATCGGCGTTCAGCACACGCCGCGCGAGATCGTTGTCGAAAGCTCGCAGACTCCGGCTGAGGTGCAGGCGCTCGTCTCCGACGCGCTGAAGAAGTCCGACGGTCTGCTGTCGCTCACCGACGAGAAGGGGCGCGTCGTCCTGGTCCCCTCCGCTCTGGTCGCTTACGTCGAGATCGCCGACGCCGACGTTCGCCGCGTCGGCTTCGCCAACTAA
- a CDS encoding PHP domain-containing protein, protein MTIDLHTHSLASDGTDSPSELVANAKAAGLTVLAITDHDTTGGWAEATAALPAGLTLVTGTEFSCVYTGADGRDVSLHLLGYLYDPENEGLRQERIRLRESRLGRGEQIVRNLEADGYPVTWERVTELADGGAVGRPHIARVLVENGVVGSVNEAFEELLSAHGKYYAKKVDTDVFTAIELVRAAGGLTVFAHPFAHRRGPVVGVDVIAAMTAAGLDGIEIDHPDHAPEDRIALRALATELDLVGTGASDYHGTNKTTRLGACTTDPKEYERLVSRTSARVPIRLSA, encoded by the coding sequence GTGACGATCGATCTGCACACCCACTCCCTCGCCTCTGACGGCACCGATTCGCCATCAGAGCTGGTCGCCAACGCCAAGGCGGCGGGGCTGACGGTGCTGGCGATCACCGATCACGACACCACCGGCGGCTGGGCCGAGGCGACCGCCGCCCTTCCAGCCGGGTTGACCCTCGTCACTGGTACCGAGTTCTCCTGCGTCTACACCGGGGCCGACGGACGTGACGTCAGCCTGCACCTGCTGGGGTATCTCTACGACCCCGAGAACGAAGGGCTGCGCCAGGAGCGGATCCGGCTGCGCGAGAGCCGGCTCGGACGGGGCGAACAGATCGTCCGAAATCTCGAGGCGGACGGCTATCCGGTTACCTGGGAGCGGGTCACCGAACTCGCCGACGGGGGTGCCGTCGGGCGTCCGCACATCGCCCGCGTGCTGGTGGAGAACGGTGTGGTTGGATCGGTGAACGAAGCCTTCGAGGAGCTGCTGTCGGCCCACGGCAAGTACTACGCGAAGAAGGTGGACACCGACGTGTTCACGGCGATCGAGTTGGTTCGGGCCGCGGGCGGCCTGACCGTCTTCGCTCACCCCTTCGCCCATCGCCGTGGCCCAGTGGTCGGCGTGGACGTGATCGCGGCGATGACGGCGGCTGGATTGGACGGTATTGAGATCGACCATCCCGACCATGCGCCGGAGGATCGAATCGCCCTGCGGGCCCTGGCCACGGAGCTCGACCTGGTCGGCACGGGCGCCTCGGACTACCACGGGACGAACAAGACGACCCGTCTGGGCGCCTGCACCACAGACCCGAAGGAGTACGAACGCCTCGTGTCGCGAACTTCCGCTCGCGTCCCCATCAGGTTGTCAGCCTGA
- a CDS encoding DEAD/DEAH box helicase: MTIEELSSAPSVTDVEAAPIEAEVTPLAARADVSPKSPAFSDFPIRPEIVSALADVGITHTFAIQELTLPIALAGNDLIGQARTGTGKTLGFGVPLLNRLQLGETKPISGAAPQAIVIAPTRELAVQVSGDLAAAGKTLGARVLSIYGGRAYEPQIDALRKGVDVVVGTPGRLLDLIKQGHLVLSSIQTLVLDEADEMLDLGFLPDIEKIMATIPARRQTLLFSATMPGPIVALARQFLQQPIQIRAEEGNGTPQTEHIDQFAYRAHSMDKVELLARILQARGRGLTMIFTRTKRTAAKVAEGLIERGFAAAAVHGDLGQGAREQALRAFRSGKVDVLVATDVAARGLDVDDVTHVINYQAPEDEMTYVHRIGRTARAGKSGTAVTLVDWDDIPRWKLICDKLALPFHEPVETYSTSEHLFIELDIPREVRGTLPRAERTRAGLGAEEVEDLGGREPRAPKSDRGDGGRSRGGRSGSGSGGASGGGSSRRSGSQRSGGDRSGPPRAESGSASGPSSDGGSSSADGTAARPARKRNRRRTRAGAAGTTGAATESKTSDSPGN, from the coding sequence ATGACAATAGAAGAACTCTCGAGCGCACCCTCCGTCACCGACGTCGAGGCTGCCCCCATCGAGGCAGAAGTTACGCCCCTCGCCGCCCGGGCCGATGTGAGCCCGAAGAGCCCGGCCTTCTCCGACTTCCCGATCCGGCCTGAGATCGTCAGCGCCCTCGCCGACGTCGGGATCACCCACACCTTCGCCATCCAGGAACTGACCCTGCCGATCGCATTGGCCGGCAACGACCTGATCGGACAGGCCCGCACCGGTACGGGCAAGACTCTCGGCTTCGGTGTACCGCTGCTGAACCGTCTCCAGCTCGGCGAAACTAAGCCGATTAGCGGTGCTGCACCCCAGGCCATCGTCATCGCGCCGACCCGTGAGCTCGCAGTCCAGGTCTCCGGCGATCTCGCCGCCGCCGGAAAGACGCTCGGCGCGCGGGTCCTGTCCATCTATGGAGGTCGGGCCTACGAGCCGCAGATCGATGCCCTGCGTAAGGGCGTGGACGTGGTCGTCGGCACGCCCGGTCGACTGCTGGACCTGATCAAGCAGGGCCACCTCGTGCTCAGCTCCATTCAGACTCTGGTGCTGGACGAGGCCGACGAGATGCTCGACCTCGGCTTCCTGCCGGACATCGAGAAGATCATGGCCACGATTCCGGCCCGTCGCCAGACCCTGCTCTTCTCGGCGACGATGCCCGGGCCGATCGTGGCCCTGGCCCGCCAGTTCCTGCAGCAGCCGATTCAGATCCGCGCCGAGGAGGGGAACGGCACCCCGCAGACCGAGCACATCGATCAGTTCGCCTACCGCGCCCATTCGATGGACAAGGTCGAACTGCTCGCGCGAATCCTGCAGGCTCGCGGACGTGGACTGACCATGATCTTCACCCGCACCAAGCGCACGGCGGCCAAGGTCGCCGAGGGGCTCATCGAGCGCGGCTTCGCGGCCGCCGCCGTCCACGGTGACCTCGGCCAGGGCGCCCGGGAACAGGCGCTGCGGGCCTTCCGCTCCGGAAAGGTGGACGTCCTCGTCGCCACCGACGTCGCCGCCCGTGGCCTGGACGTCGATGACGTCACGCACGTCATCAACTACCAGGCGCCGGAAGACGAGATGACCTACGTGCACCGCATCGGGCGCACGGCCCGCGCGGGCAAGTCCGGCACCGCGGTCACGCTGGTGGACTGGGATGACATCCCGCGTTGGAAGCTGATCTGCGACAAGCTGGCCCTGCCGTTCCACGAGCCGGTCGAGACGTATTCAACCTCCGAGCACCTGTTCATAGAACTCGACATTCCCCGTGAAGTTCGGGGTACCCTCCCCCGCGCCGAGCGCACCCGCGCCGGCCTTGGAGCCGAAGAGGTGGAGGATCTGGGTGGCCGCGAGCCCCGCGCGCCGAAGAGCGATCGCGGCGACGGTGGGCGTAGTCGCGGCGGCCGGTCCGGCAGCGGTTCCGGTGGCGCCTCCGGTGGCGGCTCGTCCCGGCGATCCGGGAGCCAGCGTTCCGGCGGCGACCGCTCCGGCCCGCCCCGGGCTGAGAGCGGTTCGGCCTCCGGCCCGTCCAGCGACGGCGGCTCGAGCAGTGCCGACGGCACCGCCGCCCGCCCCGCCCGCAAGCGCAACCGCCGGCGCACCCGCGCTGGAGCGGCCGGCACCACCGGCGCGGCCACGGAGTCGAAGACGAGCGACAGCCCCGGTAACTGA
- a CDS encoding alpha/beta fold hydrolase has protein sequence MMQRRPAPAVELAEPRQLADVDVPLVSIDTARGSYAALQIGDPDAPAVLLVPGFTGSKEDFAPILRPIAECGYFVTAVDQRGQYQSAGQRVDATGAISELESDYTTAALAEDLLAVIATLPGRTHLIGHSFGGLVARAAAIARPEAVASFVLMDSGPSGVDESQRERLDLLRPVLLEYGIEAVYQGMELLAASEEGYAPPPPELADFLHTRFVQSSPTMLLGMGDALLSEPDRVDELRATGLPIVVLHGRDEDVWLPPAQIEMAERLGVERIVIPDAAHSPAADNPAPTIEALVGFWRSDAVLAAEGAS, from the coding sequence ATGATGCAACGACGTCCGGCACCCGCAGTCGAACTGGCCGAGCCCCGCCAGCTAGCCGACGTCGACGTCCCCCTAGTCAGCATCGACACCGCTCGGGGCAGCTACGCCGCTCTCCAGATCGGCGATCCGGACGCCCCCGCCGTGCTGCTGGTCCCCGGCTTCACCGGATCCAAAGAGGATTTCGCGCCCATCCTTCGCCCCATCGCCGAGTGCGGCTACTTCGTGACCGCGGTCGACCAGCGCGGCCAGTACCAGAGCGCCGGCCAGCGGGTCGACGCTACCGGGGCGATCAGCGAGCTGGAGTCCGACTACACGACGGCGGCACTGGCCGAAGACCTGCTGGCGGTCATCGCGACCCTTCCTGGTCGGACCCACCTCATCGGCCACTCCTTCGGTGGACTGGTCGCGCGCGCGGCCGCCATCGCGCGCCCGGAGGCGGTCGCCTCCTTCGTCCTCATGGATTCCGGGCCGTCTGGGGTCGACGAGAGTCAGCGCGAGCGGCTGGACCTGCTCCGCCCGGTACTCCTCGAATACGGCATCGAGGCGGTGTATCAGGGCATGGAACTACTCGCCGCCAGCGAGGAGGGCTACGCTCCGCCACCGCCGGAATTGGCGGACTTCCTGCACACCCGCTTCGTGCAGAGCAGCCCGACGATGCTTCTGGGTATGGGCGACGCGCTGCTTTCGGAGCCGGATCGTGTCGACGAACTCCGCGCCACCGGCCTGCCGATCGTGGTGCTACACGGCCGTGATGAGGACGTCTGGCTGCCCCCGGCACAGATCGAGATGGCCGAGCGCCTGGGCGTGGAGCGGATCGTCATCCCGGACGCGGCGCATTCACCGGCGGCGGACAATCCGGCGCCGACCATCGAGGCGCTCGTCGGCTTCTGGCGAAGTGATGCGGTCCTGGCCGCCGAGGGTGCATCCTGA
- a CDS encoding PD-(D/E)XK nuclease family protein gives MSRVGEQVGEQLQLGSMPTRLFSCTPSRLTTFDCPRRYRMTYLDRPTPPRGAPWAHNTMGAVVHLALHRWWQLGRPKRNPENGGWLVERHWQHDGFRDLEQSLTWRSRAKEWVEQYLRGVDADDEPVGVERTVGTRTDRLAVSGRVDRIDGRDGELVIVDYKTGRSIPGEDDARGSLALALYALGARRTLRQACRRVELHHLPSGSVAAFEHTDESLQRHIARAEACAEDIVAATDTLAGLLNQADAQASPTAAPRPPGMTADETAIADDLFPAVPGAQCGWCDFRRNCPTGLASSRSLDSWSGLAEVAG, from the coding sequence ATGTCGCGGGTCGGTGAGCAGGTCGGGGAGCAGCTCCAACTCGGGTCGATGCCAACTCGCCTCTTCTCCTGCACTCCCTCGCGGCTGACCACGTTCGACTGCCCGCGCCGGTATCGCATGACCTATCTTGACCGTCCTACGCCCCCGAGAGGGGCACCCTGGGCCCACAACACGATGGGTGCGGTCGTACACCTGGCCCTGCACCGTTGGTGGCAGTTGGGGCGCCCCAAGCGCAATCCGGAGAACGGCGGGTGGCTGGTCGAACGTCACTGGCAGCACGACGGGTTCCGCGATCTGGAGCAGTCGCTGACGTGGCGCTCGCGGGCTAAGGAGTGGGTCGAGCAGTACCTGCGCGGAGTCGACGCCGACGATGAGCCGGTTGGGGTCGAACGAACCGTGGGCACCCGCACCGACCGGCTCGCCGTCTCCGGTCGGGTCGACCGCATCGACGGGCGGGACGGGGAACTGGTCATCGTCGACTACAAGACCGGCCGCAGCATTCCGGGAGAGGATGACGCGCGCGGTTCGCTGGCTCTCGCGCTCTATGCGCTGGGAGCCCGGCGCACCCTCCGTCAGGCCTGCCGAAGGGTTGAGCTGCACCATCTGCCGAGCGGATCAGTCGCCGCCTTCGAGCACACCGACGAATCGCTGCAGCGACACATCGCCCGGGCCGAGGCCTGCGCCGAGGACATCGTGGCGGCGACGGACACGCTGGCCGGGCTGCTCAACCAGGCCGACGCCCAGGCGTCACCGACCGCAGCACCGCGCCCGCCCGGCATGACCGCCGACGAGACAGCGATCGCCGACGATCTCTTCCCGGCCGTACCAGGCGCTCAGTGCGGTTGGTGCGACTTCCGGCGAAACTGCCCGACCGGGCTTGCCTCGTCACGCTCACTGGACTCCTGGTCCGGTCTGGCCGAAGTCGCCGGGTAG
- a CDS encoding PQQ-binding-like beta-propeller repeat protein: protein MSPADPATNPALGSATGSATDSATASAEETAGDPATEFLADFNAATRRARRRYVAAITLITAATVATFLIIVARGEISHVSSRTAASAPATVTAAPRSNPLTVAWRSDDATAIGQPFFGGTVVTYSAHTVTGRDARTGSPRWTFTRTDRALCSVIQESGKTQALYSAKGNCDELTTLDTGTGQRIQERTLDDEGNLVIGTPIVIPDSLALTLATSTLVRTIRMSDGLNGWTYVAPAQCQNLRVVRGAAGVLISQHCTNGDYLLLRDLTAPDKSGDNPTDPVKWRIRTSAVVPAAADSFVAALDSTTRTLIRYQPSNGSVLATDTVLTPAPSPLRPVLQTESTNGELIWIGDTVYAVDTPGARQVWSKPASTLPTFSGPGTATGSADLSTLALPTSTGIAILNPSSGAVTESIAVNAPPADSRIITVGSGFLVAASSTTVYK from the coding sequence ATGAGCCCGGCCGATCCTGCGACGAACCCTGCACTGGGTTCGGCCACCGGCTCGGCGACCGACTCAGCGACTGCCTCAGCGGAGGAGACGGCCGGAGATCCAGCAACGGAGTTCCTCGCCGACTTCAACGCCGCCACCCGACGGGCCCGACGCCGCTACGTCGCCGCGATCACGCTCATCACAGCGGCCACGGTGGCGACCTTCCTCATCATCGTGGCCCGCGGCGAGATCAGCCACGTCAGCAGTCGTACCGCGGCGTCGGCCCCGGCCACCGTCACCGCGGCACCACGTAGCAACCCACTCACCGTCGCATGGCGCAGCGACGACGCCACCGCGATCGGACAGCCGTTCTTCGGCGGCACCGTGGTCACCTACTCCGCGCACACGGTCACCGGACGGGACGCCCGCACCGGCTCACCGCGCTGGACCTTCACCCGAACGGATCGGGCACTCTGCTCGGTGATCCAGGAATCCGGGAAGACCCAGGCGCTCTACTCGGCCAAGGGCAACTGCGACGAACTCACCACGCTGGACACCGGTACCGGCCAGCGGATCCAGGAGCGGACTCTGGACGACGAAGGCAATCTGGTCATCGGGACACCGATCGTCATCCCGGACAGCCTCGCTCTGACGCTGGCCACCTCCACCCTGGTGCGCACGATCCGGATGAGCGACGGGCTGAACGGGTGGACCTACGTCGCGCCCGCCCAGTGTCAGAATCTGCGCGTCGTTCGCGGCGCTGCCGGTGTCCTCATCAGCCAGCACTGCACCAACGGGGACTACCTGCTGCTGCGTGACCTCACCGCCCCCGACAAGTCGGGAGACAACCCCACCGATCCGGTGAAATGGCGCATCCGCACCTCCGCCGTGGTGCCTGCTGCGGCCGACTCGTTCGTCGCCGCCCTCGATTCGACGACGCGCACCCTGATCCGCTACCAGCCCTCTAACGGCTCGGTCCTGGCGACCGACACCGTTCTCACCCCGGCCCCGTCGCCGTTGCGGCCCGTGCTGCAGACCGAATCGACGAACGGCGAACTGATCTGGATCGGCGACACCGTCTACGCGGTCGACACCCCAGGGGCCCGGCAGGTGTGGTCGAAGCCGGCCAGCACGCTCCCGACCTTCAGTGGGCCGGGCACCGCGACCGGGTCGGCCGACCTGAGCACGCTCGCCCTGCCCACCTCGACCGGAATCGCCATTCTGAACCCGAGCAGCGGCGCGGTGACCGAATCCATTGCGGTGAATGCGCCGCCGGCCGACAGCCGGATTATCACAGTGGGATCCGGATTCCTCGTCGCAGCATCGTCGACTACGGTCTACAAATGA
- a CDS encoding PH domain-containing protein gives MADVVERYLLPTEGIVFEVRRHWVSLAESGVLYLAFLIGGFLALGFFEDVEILRLMSASFLILSTAWYAWIVFDWHIERLVVTKKRVILISGILTRNVAIMPLTKVTDLTYQQSLLGRLFDYGTFIIESAGQDQALSRIDYISGPDKHYQQISNLLFGTGAATDPEDAPLPSSSPSSSPTPSTDTDQVPDLMLDVGPSAPGMDGDYFDEPAAFDDPDSHNTSPLPRINVGTQPPSRRADPPP, from the coding sequence ATGGCCGACGTCGTCGAGCGCTACCTGCTGCCGACGGAAGGCATCGTCTTCGAGGTCCGTCGGCACTGGGTATCTCTCGCCGAGTCGGGCGTGTTGTACCTGGCATTCCTGATCGGCGGTTTCCTCGCCCTCGGCTTCTTCGAGGATGTCGAGATCCTGCGTCTGATGTCCGCGAGCTTCTTGATCCTGAGCACCGCTTGGTATGCCTGGATCGTCTTCGACTGGCATATCGAGCGTCTGGTCGTCACCAAGAAGCGGGTCATCCTGATCTCGGGAATTCTCACCCGCAACGTGGCGATCATGCCGCTGACGAAAGTCACCGACCTGACCTACCAGCAGAGCCTGCTGGGGCGCCTCTTCGACTACGGCACCTTCATCATCGAGTCGGCCGGGCAGGACCAGGCGCTGAGTCGTATCGACTACATCAGCGGGCCGGACAAGCACTATCAACAGATCTCCAACCTGCTCTTCGGAACCGGCGCCGCGACCGACCCCGAGGACGCCCCGCTGCCGAGTTCGTCACCGAGTTCGTCGCCGACCCCGTCGACCGACACCGACCAGGTCCCGGACTTGATGCTCGATGTCGGACCCAGCGCACCCGGCATGGACGGCGACTACTTCGACGAGCCCGCCGCCTTCGATGACCCCGATAGCCACAACACCTCACCGCTGCCCCGTATCAACGTCGGAACCCAACCGCCCTCGCGACGGGCCGACCCGCCGCCGTGA
- a CDS encoding magnesium and cobalt transport protein CorA, whose translation MWRVTNRARRHIPRPASLRPAVLRPGPRHAPVPWIPEVERSTAIVDCAVYVGGVRHEPSHDDRGRPNWREAHDGVVASGEGFVWIGLHEPSDAQLAGLAEHFNLHPLAVEDAVSAHQRPKLESYDDEMLFAVVKTVHYDESAVSSTDSSTTVEVVDTGEVMVFLGVDYVITVRHGEHGGLHALRKRLEKEQTLLAEGPSAVLHGILDHVVDDYLAVAEALQTDIDEMEVAVFGGAARSLDTNRMYILKREVLALQRSAAPLTVPLRSLGETEMPLIAEEIREYFRDVNDHLGQVIDQVTAFDDLLNTLVSAHLAQVSVIQNEDMRKISAWVAIAAVPTMVAGIYGMNFDHMPELHWRFGYPLVVGIVVGVCLWLHHSFKRAGWL comes from the coding sequence ATGTGGCGCGTGACTAATCGTGCCCGACGTCATATCCCCCGCCCCGCATCCCTTCGCCCGGCTGTGCTGCGCCCCGGACCACGTCATGCGCCCGTCCCGTGGATCCCCGAGGTGGAGCGGAGTACGGCGATTGTGGACTGCGCCGTCTACGTCGGCGGGGTACGGCACGAGCCGAGTCATGACGACCGCGGCCGCCCGAACTGGCGCGAAGCCCACGACGGCGTCGTGGCCTCCGGCGAGGGGTTCGTCTGGATCGGCCTGCACGAGCCGAGCGACGCTCAGCTGGCCGGGTTGGCCGAGCATTTCAATCTCCACCCGCTGGCCGTCGAGGACGCGGTTTCGGCGCACCAGCGCCCGAAGCTGGAGAGCTACGACGATGAGATGCTCTTCGCGGTGGTGAAGACGGTGCACTACGACGAGAGCGCGGTGTCGAGCACTGACTCGTCCACCACCGTCGAGGTGGTGGACACCGGCGAGGTGATGGTCTTCCTCGGGGTCGACTACGTGATCACCGTGCGCCACGGCGAGCACGGCGGGTTGCACGCGTTACGCAAGCGGTTGGAGAAGGAGCAGACGCTGTTGGCCGAGGGGCCTTCGGCCGTGCTGCACGGAATCCTCGACCACGTGGTGGACGACTATCTGGCCGTCGCCGAGGCGCTGCAGACCGACATCGATGAGATGGAGGTGGCGGTCTTCGGCGGAGCGGCCCGGTCGCTGGACACCAACCGGATGTACATCCTGAAGCGAGAGGTGCTCGCGCTACAGCGTTCGGCGGCACCGCTGACCGTTCCGCTGCGCTCCCTCGGCGAGACGGAGATGCCGTTGATCGCCGAGGAGATCCGCGAGTACTTCCGCGATGTCAACGACCACCTCGGGCAGGTAATCGACCAGGTGACCGCCTTCGACGATCTGTTGAACACGCTAGTCTCGGCGCATCTGGCTCAGGTCTCGGTGATCCAGAACGAAGACATGCGCAAGATCTCGGCCTGGGTGGCGATCGCGGCCGTCCCCACCATGGTGGCCGGTATCTATGGGATGAACTTCGACCACATGCCCGAACTGCATTGGCGGTTCGGGTACCCGCTCGTCGTCGGGATCGTGGTCGGGGTCTGCCTATGGCTGCACCACTCGTTCAAGCGAGCCGGCTGGTTGTGA
- a CDS encoding ferritin-like fold-containing protein: MTEFSAPADSDASTAVPGPVSPPEAGNDEVPRAAVVDLLAVLAYGELTAFERLAEDARMAPTLVGRATLAQMAGTEIAHFRLLADRLTELGAEPNSAMAPFIPALEAFHATTAPSTWLEGLVKAYVGDGMAADFYREVAEFVDLRTRELISVVLADSGSAAFAVREVRAAIAEQPALAGRLALWGRRLVGEAISQTQHVLAENDALTELLMNGTGGLTGVAAMITRITDKHSERMHELGLDG; the protein is encoded by the coding sequence GTGACCGAGTTCTCCGCGCCCGCTGACTCCGACGCTTCGACTGCTGTCCCCGGACCCGTCTCGCCCCCTGAGGCCGGCAACGACGAGGTGCCGCGCGCGGCGGTCGTCGACCTGTTGGCCGTACTCGCCTACGGCGAGCTGACCGCGTTCGAGCGGCTCGCCGAGGATGCCCGGATGGCTCCGACGCTCGTCGGCCGGGCCACGCTGGCTCAGATGGCCGGCACCGAGATCGCGCATTTCCGCCTGCTCGCCGATCGGCTGACCGAGCTCGGCGCGGAGCCGAATTCAGCGATGGCGCCCTTCATCCCGGCGCTGGAGGCATTCCATGCCACGACGGCACCATCCACCTGGCTCGAGGGACTGGTCAAGGCCTATGTGGGCGACGGGATGGCCGCGGACTTCTACCGCGAGGTGGCCGAGTTCGTCGACCTGCGGACCCGCGAACTCATCTCGGTGGTGCTGGCCGACAGCGGCAGCGCGGCCTTCGCGGTGCGTGAGGTGCGCGCGGCGATCGCCGAGCAGCCAGCCCTTGCCGGGCGGCTAGCGCTCTGGGGCCGGCGGCTCGTCGGTGAGGCGATCAGCCAGACCCAGCACGTCCTCGCCGAGAACGACGCGCTGACCGAGCTGTTGATGAACGGCACCGGTGGGCTCACCGGAGTGGCCGCGATGATCACCCGGATCACCGACAAGCACAGTGAGCGAATGCACGAGCTTGGTCTCGACGGCTGA
- a CDS encoding oxygenase MpaB family protein produces MTPDEFATGTIGTGQITADHAGSAAEEDLGYFGPQSVTWKVHSDPLALIGGLRALLLQALHPEAMALLDAQSTFREAPWRRLQRTGLFVATVAFAPRADVDRMAARVRGIHQKLGVVELDQLVWVHACEVDSFLVSAHRSGLRISPAEADQYVREQQIAAELVGIPRDAVPSTRIELKEYFAGIRPRLQATDAARAAARVVLLPPMSVPIPLVLPARLGWTAVTSLAVGLLPAWAKRMYRLPPLPASDTVNALALRSLRVATAPVPAQYRRSPLYRDALRRAGVERGDSAA; encoded by the coding sequence GTGACCCCAGACGAGTTCGCCACTGGCACGATCGGAACCGGCCAGATCACCGCCGACCATGCGGGAAGCGCAGCGGAGGAAGACCTCGGGTACTTCGGACCGCAGAGCGTCACCTGGAAGGTTCACTCCGATCCGCTGGCGCTCATCGGCGGGCTGCGGGCACTGCTGCTGCAGGCGCTGCACCCGGAGGCGATGGCGCTTCTGGACGCCCAGTCCACGTTCCGTGAAGCGCCCTGGCGACGCCTGCAACGAACCGGCCTCTTCGTCGCCACGGTCGCCTTCGCCCCGCGCGCCGATGTCGATCGGATGGCGGCCCGGGTGCGTGGAATCCATCAGAAGTTGGGGGTGGTCGAGCTCGATCAACTGGTGTGGGTGCACGCCTGCGAGGTCGACTCGTTCCTGGTCAGTGCCCACCGCTCCGGCCTGCGGATCAGCCCCGCCGAGGCCGACCAGTACGTGCGCGAGCAGCAGATCGCAGCGGAGTTGGTAGGTATCCCGCGCGACGCGGTCCCCTCGACGCGAATCGAGCTCAAGGAGTATTTCGCCGGCATTCGCCCACGACTGCAGGCAACGGACGCGGCGCGGGCCGCGGCCCGGGTCGTCCTGCTTCCGCCGATGTCGGTTCCGATTCCGCTGGTCCTGCCGGCCCGTCTCGGCTGGACCGCGGTGACTTCGCTAGCCGTCGGGCTGCTGCCGGCCTGGGCCAAACGGATGTATCGGCTGCCGCCGCTGCCGGCCAGCGATACGGTCAACGCCCTGGCGCTTCGCAGCCTGCGGGTGGCGACGGCCCCGGTGCCCGCGCAGTATCGGCGTAGCCCGCTCTACCGCGATGCGCTCCGCCGGGCGGGCGTTGAGCGGGGCGACTCGGCCGCCTGA
- a CDS encoding NUDIX hydrolase, which produces MTTTRIRAAGGVVFDDRRRLLMVERARDPWASTWSIPGGKCDGGETSDAACVRELAEETGLAVRVLQLLGSVEDHVDAVGDAAKSVTYCIDDYLCSVVGGTLHAADDATQARWVSRAELAQLPLVPGLLSALTEWGALPD; this is translated from the coding sequence ATGACGACGACCCGCATCCGCGCCGCCGGCGGAGTTGTCTTTGACGACCGTCGGCGGCTGCTGATGGTCGAGCGGGCCCGCGATCCGTGGGCCAGCACCTGGTCGATCCCCGGCGGGAAGTGCGACGGCGGGGAGACGAGCGACGCCGCCTGTGTTCGGGAATTGGCCGAGGAGACCGGCCTTGCCGTTAGGGTGCTTCAGCTGCTGGGCAGCGTCGAAGACCATGTGGATGCGGTAGGTGACGCGGCTAAGAGCGTTACCTACTGCATCGACGACTACCTGTGCAGCGTCGTCGGCGGGACGTTACATGCCGCCGACGACGCCACCCAAGCGCGCTGGGTCAGCCGGGCCGAGCTGGCGCAGCTGCCGCTGGTGCCCGGGCTGCTCAGCGCGCTCACCGAGTGGGGGGCATTACCCGACTAG